From Deltaproteobacteria bacterium:
ATGAGCACCTCCCTGGCCTGGGGGAGCTCCCTTTCTATGTACTCGAACTCGGAGACAATGCTTTCAGGGCTTCTCTGGCGCTGCCTCCTTCCGAAGGCCTGCTGCGGGTAGACGCAGTAGGTGCACCTGGCGTTGCACCCCCTGCTTGTAAAAATTGAGACGACAGGGTATCGGCAATGGGCATAGAAGTAGTCCTCTATCCTCAGGTGCTTCTTATAGACCCTCGACACGAACGGGAGCGCATCGAGGTCGTCGAGAAAAGGCCTGTCCGGGCTAGACCTTATGGAGCCCCCCTCCCTCAGGGTCAGGCCGGCGATTTCGGAGACATGCCCTCTTTCGATGCCTTTAAGGAGATCCGAGAGCGTAAGGTCGTACTCAAGGCGGGCTACCGCGTCTATCCTCGGATCGAGATTTAGAGTCTCCTCCGGAATCGCCGATGCGTGCGTGCCCGTAAGGACCGTAAACGCGCCCCCTGTCCTTTCCTTCAATTCAGCCGCGACCTCTACGTCGTTATAGATGCTCGGGGTCGAGGTATAGACGACCGTCAAATCCGGCCTGAACCCGGCGGCGGCACGGAAGCAGTCCTCCCTTTCGAGCCCGCTTGCGGGCGCGTCGATGAGCATGACCTCGTGACCTTCTTTCTCAAGAAGCCCGGCCGCATAGGCGTGCCAGATGGGGTAGTAGATCGTCCCGCTCTTGGTGACCGCAGGGCTTCTTGAAAAACGCGAGAACCTCGGGAGGAAAGGGGGATTAAGGAGGAGCGCCCTCATGTCCTTGCCTCCCCGGTTCCTGTTCCTGACCCGGTCCCGGCGTTTCTGTACCGCACCCTGTCAGAGACCCTTCTTACGAGGTTATTGTTGAAAAAGAGCTTCTGAAAAAAAATGGTTGAGGCGAGCCAGCCCATTGGACGCTTGAGCCTCCCGTATCTGGAAAAGACGCGCTCGATGCCCTCCCTCTGTATTTCAAGCGTCGTCTCCCTGAGCCTCCTCGCCAGATATTCCCTTTCGTCCGCTCCGAGCTCCTTTGTCGTAAAAAAGGGCTTTCCGGTATCCTTCGAAAACCGGAGGTTCTTGTCCATGCTGTCAAGAAGTTCCATCGGCTCTCCTGTCCATGCCCGGTTCTCCTCGACCCAATCCCAGAGCTGCGTGCCCGGAAACGGTATGAGGTTATAGAAGTCCGCCTTGAGGACCGGGTATTTTTTGGCTATCTTTATGGAGTCCTCTATGTCGTTCATCGTCTCGCCCGGAACGCCGTAGACGAAAAAGAGCGAGACCTCGAAACCGAGCTCGCACGAGAGCCTTATTGCATTCTCGATCTCGGCTATGGTCTCGCCCTTTTTAAGCGCCGCGAGGACCTTGTCGTTGCCGGCCTCCACCCCTATGCCGAAGCTCCTGAAGCCGACCTCCCTCATCCTGAGGAGCATCTCCCGGTTCAGACGGTCGGCCCTGAGCCCGTTCGAAGCCCTCAAGATCAGCCCCTTGAGGCCACGCTTTTTTATCTCGTCGCAAAGCGAAAATACCCTCTCAGGGTAGAAGGTCAGGTTGTCGTCGAGGAAATTGAATATCCTCCTCCCCCTCGAGTACCAGTATTCGAGCTCGTCCCCTATCTTCTCGATCGAGCGGACCCTGACCTTTCTCCCGAGCGTAAGGCCCACCGAGCAGAAGGTGCAGGGATACGGGCACCCCCTCGAGGTTATGACCCCTATCTCGTTCGCATACTTCTTCAATTCAAACTTCCCGTAGCGCGGCCAGTTGATGGAATCGAGGTCGTCCGGCCTCGCCATAGGGGCTCCGCACACAGGCTCGCCCCTGTCCCTGAAAACGAGACCGGGGATGCTGCCGTACTCCTCGCCCTTGCAGAACTTGACGAACGAATCCTCCGCCTCTCCGGTAAAGGCGAGGTCCACATGACGGCACTCTTCGAGTATTTTCTTCCCCATGATCGTCACGTGTGGCCCGCCCGCGGCAGTTATCACCCATGGATATCGATCCTTTACGGCTTTGAGGAGGCCGAAGAACTTCTTGTGTCCCACGGTGTAGACGGTTACGCCGACTGAGGCGTATCCTCCCCGCCCTATCATATCGAGGACCTTTTTTTCCGAATGCCCGAGCTTCATATCGACCACGTCGTAATCTACTCCGGCGTCCTCAAGGGCCTGGGCGAGATAGCCGGTGCCAAGGGGCGGCCTGCTCGAGCCGAGCTCGTCAGAGTAGACGTTATAGACAAGGAGCGTTCTCATGCGTTCCCCCCTTTTCTGCCGGTTGCGCTTTCTGCAGCAATGAAACCGCTGCCCTGAAGACCTCGCCGGGCGTTATTGCCAGGACGCATTCCCCGGCCCCGCCGTCATTCCGGATGCACGAGAACTGCCAGCACGGAGAGCAGAATGGGGCCTTATAGACCACCCGTGTATTACCGGTTCCGCGCGGCCCGAAAACCATTGGTGACTGCGGGCCCATCAGGGCCACCACGGATATTCCCGAGGAGGCGGCGATGTGCATGGGGCCGCTGTCGAACCCGATGAATAGCGCGCCATTGGAGAGGACCCTTTTAAGCTCGGGAAGCCCCACCCTGCCGGAGAGGTCCTCTATCCGTTCCGCGTAAGACAAAAGGCGCTTGTCGCCGAGTATGGCCCCGGCGTCCTTGCGGTCGGCTTCTGAGCCTAAAAGGCATATCTTCAGGGCCCTGTCAGACTCAAGGAGCATCCTGCAGAGCTCCGCGAAACGCTCCTCAGGCCACCTCCTCAGTCTATTGCCTGAGCCAATATGGATATAGATCCTTTTGTCGGAATGCCGCACATCCTGGAGCCGCTCTTGAGCGCGCATCCGCGCGCCGGGGAAGAGCTCCTTAAGGAGGCGTTCCAGGCATTCCGTAAAATGCGGATATTCTTTCCCGGCCGGCCTTTTGGATATGAGCGCGAAACAAGCGCGGCGTAGCGGGATAGGATACTTGGCTACGCTCACGAACCGGACCCCCTTGCGGATGAGCCAGAAGAGCACCTTCAAATCGCCCCTCAGCCATACGGCGCAATCGAACTTATGCTCATCGAGCAAGGCTGCGGGGAAGCCCGACGGCCTTCCCCTCGTGTATTTCCTCGCCCCGTAAAGGACCATCTCGTCTGCCGCGCCGCCCGCCTTGCAAAGCTCGTAATTTACCGGGTCGATAAGGGCGGTTATCCTCACAACCTTCCCCGGAAAGCTTTTCAGGGCCTTAAGGAAAGGCTCGCTCAAGGCATAGTCCCCTATCTGGCCGAGCTGGATGAAAAGGATCTTCGCCTCGGAAGCATCGAGCCTCACCGGAAAGGCCTTTTCATGCAAGGCATGCGCCCTGGCCTGCAGCTCCGACACGCCCGAAAGGATGAACGTCCTTGCGAAAAAGCCGGGCCTTCCCAATATATGCGTCAGCGTCATATGTATCCCTTTACGGCGTAGATGAAGAGCTTCACATACTCGCCGAACACGGCCGCAACCAGCCCCTCTTCCCTCCACCATCCGGCAAGGCCCTCGTCAAAGCCCCTTGCGGGAGAGAAGCTCACTTCAACGCCGCTACCCTGAAAGGCATTCCTGAAGACGAGGGATACCCTCCTCATGTGGTAAGGGGAGCTGACGACCACTATGGACTTTATTCCCTTTCTTTCAACGAATGAGCGGACCGCCGCTGCCTCCTCGTAAGTGCTCGTGCCCTGCTCTATGACCTCTACAGAACTTTCCGGCACTCCATTTTCAAGAAGCCAGTTCCTTGAAATGGAAGCAAGCGAGCCGCCTTCCCTGTAATAGATGAGCCCTGCCTCAAGCCCTCCTCCTGTGACGACGACCATCGCCGCCTTCCCTGCCATGTAGAGCCCTTGGCAGTGCTCGACCCTTTCGACCTCTGCCCCGGAAAGGCAGATAACGGCATCGGCCCGCGTCCCGTCATATGTCTCGATGTAAAGGAGCTTTGCGGGATAATCGAAGACCCTGTCAGGGTTGAGCGCGGTATGGATGAGTATGGCAGCGGCCAGGGCCAGCAACAGAGCCGTAAGGCCATTTCTCATGCACCCCCCTCTAAGCGCCCACGGCCGAAAACCCTTCCGCCCGCCACGTACATCGCCGCGAGGAAGTTTAGGAACCCTACATATATGTAGTCGGGGGAGGTGTTGATAGCGACCGCGCCTGCGATAAGCGCGCCGCCTATCCCGAACTTCACGATCCTCTCGTGCTCCGGATTTGTAATCCGCTTGCCTGAGCGATAGACCAGGTAGTAGACGTAAAAGAGCAGGAGAAGCCCAACCGCCCCGGTCTCGGCCATCCATTGTATATAGGTATTCATTGGCGGGAAGCGGGACGCGAGGAAGAGCTCCGAAAAGAGCGCCGGGTTGAGGAGCGGCTTTATTGCTATGTCCATCAAGTACTCCGGCGTGAAAAATACGCTTTGCCCTATGCCGACGCCGGTGTATACGTTGTCCATGAAAATCGAGAGTCCCGCTATCCACGAATAGGTCCTTACGTTCAATTGGCTAAGCTCGCCGAACGCCTTCCTCATTACCGAATCGTATATCTCGGCGTGAAAGAGGGCGCCCGTTACGGCTATGCAGATGATAAGCGCCAGAAGGCCCCTCTTACCCAGGTGCCTGTGCCCCGCCAGGGCAAAGGCGAGGAGCGCGGAGATTATCCACGCGGCTGAGAGCGTGGAGAGAAGCGCTAATGTGGCGACAATGCACATGGTCTTTATCAGCCATTCCGGGAACCAGAGCCCCGGGTGCTTTTTGAGCGCGAAGGCTACAGTAAGGAAATAACCGCTCGCCAGGACCCCCGCGAGTATGCTCGATTCCCCCAGGTGCCCCCCCGTCCGGAACGCGCTCTCAACGCTTGCCGGCCTTATCTCGCCGACCTCGACCCCCCAGACCGCGAGCAGGGCGAACTGGGCGAGCACGAGTGTAGAAACGATAAAATAGAAAAGGAGATACCAATTGATCGCCTTGAAGAACCTCCTTTCGGTATTGACGGCCTCGATGATAAAGTTCATGGCGAATGCCGCAAGGAGAAGCCTTGCGAGGAACGACGCTCCACGGAGGTCAGGGCTCGACAGCCCCCCGGCCCATGAATAGGCGTAGGCCTCGGGGGGGATGGCCTTTGACGGGTCGATCCTGCTAACGAGCAACGAAAAGAGAGCCCACGCGAGGAGCGCAAGCATCCCCTTCTGCACCGGGTGCGCGGCAAAGACGAACCTGGCCTTGAGTAGACCCCCCAGGATAAAGGCCGCCAACATGGCTATTGCGACCATCGCGGAGGACGAGACCTTGGCTATCTTGAACGAAGAGACGAGAAAGGCTGAGGCTATGAAGAGGATTATCAGGGTGAAGTTCGTACCGTCAGCTTCCCTCCTTATGACGGTTTTCCGCATCGGCTTTACTGAGCACCCTTCTATAGAAATCGAATAGGCGGGAGGTGACCCGGCCCCTCGAATGTTCTTCGAGATCGTAGTCGAAAGTTGCATCACCGCTGTAACATTCCACTTCGGAAAGGACCCTCTTTATCTCTCTTGGAGATAGGTCCTTTAACACGAACCTCTCCGGCAGTGAGGACGCTATCGATTCCACCGCCTCATGGCAGACGACCACCCGTCCGCAGTACATGGCTTCGAGGCATACCCTCGGCATGCCTTCTGACCTCGAAGGCAGCACAACTGCCTTGCATTCGAGCATCCGATCAAGGACTTCATCTGGAGCCGCGCTCCCTTTGTAATTTACGCCCTGTACCGAGGCCATGGCAGCCTCGAACTCTGTCCCCATCATGTTTTGTCCCCAGATGTGAAGTTCGAGCGGGTCGTCCGATCCGTCCCTGTATTCTTTGTAGCCATCGACCAGTTCCCTTATGCCCTTGTTCCCGGCGATTGCTCCGAAATAGCCGACGCGGTGCTTTGCCTCTATGCTTTTCTTGAGCTCCGGGAAATCCATGGGCACGGGTAAGTATTCCTTGTTCCTTATCCAGCCGTAAAAGGTCATGAGGTCCTTCGAGCAGACCAGGAAATGATGCCCGAAACCGAAATTCCTATAGAACCTGTCCCTTATGTCTATGACTGTTTTGGCACGTGAAAGGAGGAGCGCGAGCCAGACGAGCCGCCCTATGTACCTCGCGTAAACGTACCTCGCGTGTATGTGCACTACGTCGCTTCCCGAAAAAAGGATATAGCCCATGATGATGAAGTAATTTAATGCCTGCTTAAGGAACCTTTTTTCCGCGGCCCCGGCGGAATCGTACCTGTAGAGCTTGTCACGCACCTTCACCGGTTCTCCATAGCGTGTTTCGCAGCCTTGCTCGGTAAGGACGGTGACGCTTCCGATATTCCGGTCACGGCTCTCGACAAGGCCCCTGAGGATATTGCCGTAGCACACAGCCGCTCCGCCCGGATAGGGCGGGAGTATCGAAACGATGTAAAGAACCCTAAGCCCCATCGGCCCTGAGCCCCGCGAATCGCGCCGTTCCTCCCAGCCCACATAAAAAAGCGTAGGCCTGGTTTATGCCCCTTTTTATGTCCCCGGTCCTGAGGTTTGTCTCGAAATCAGCGGGCCTATTCCCCGAGAACTTTATCCTTCTTAAGCGCATGGGGTCGTCACCTTCCCTGTTAAAGCCGCTTTGAGAAGTGACCGCGGCCAGGAAGCCCGCCTTTTTTGCCGCGCTTACGACGGCAGATGAAATGTCCCTATTCTCACCGAATGGATAAGAGAAGAACCTGACCTTCACGCCAAGTTCGTCCTCCAATCTGCGCTTACCTTCCGGTATCTCGCTGAGGCCGCCCATCGAAAGAGCCGGATGGGTGACCGTGTGCCCGCCGACCTCGACATAGCCGCTCCTTGCCGCCTTCCTGAGCCCTTCCCAATCCGCGAACCCGTTCGCCTCAGGCCTTTTGTAGCCGGCGGGCCTGAAGCCTGCCATCATGACCTGCGGGTCAATCCCGGAATACTTAAGCTTAATCGACGCTCTTTCTATGAATTCCATCCGCTCTTTCTGGCATGGGCCGTACCTTACGCAGTCAAGGAAAAGGCTTCGGCCAGCCCCGGCGATTTCATGGAGCTCGTCCCACCAGGGCAAGCGCGAACGGTCGTCGATAAAGGACGTTGATACGAAAAACATAACAGGCACTGAAAGCCTTCTAAAGAGCGGGAGCCCGAACCTCAGGACATCCTCATAGCCGTCGTCGAATGTGACGGCTATATAGAGCCTGTCCGGTCTCCTCCGGC
This genomic window contains:
- a CDS encoding B12-binding domain-containing radical SAM protein, with protein sequence MRALLLNPPFLPRFSRFSRSPAVTKSGTIYYPIWHAYAAGLLEKEGHEVMLIDAPASGLEREDCFRAAAGFRPDLTVVYTSTPSIYNDVEVAAELKERTGGAFTVLTGTHASAIPEETLNLDPRIDAVARLEYDLTLSDLLKGIERGHVSEIAGLTLREGGSIRSSPDRPFLDDLDALPFVSRVYKKHLRIEDYFYAHCRYPVVSIFTSRGCNARCTYCVYPQQAFGRRQRQRSPESIVSEFEYIERELPQAREVLIDDDTFTSDRRHTAEFSELMIKKGIELPWTAECRPNLDYETMRLMKRAGCRLIVAGFESADDRILRNIKKGVTVEQMRRFVSDAKRAGLMVHACFMAGNMGETKESLKKSLAFAKEMRADTCQFFPLMVYPGTESYKWADENGFLKTRDFRRWLTEDGLHDCVVSTPELSAEDLVSFCDHARRSYYLDPRYIAYKLRQGMGDRRELVKTLRSAKTFARHLLGGSRRGAAC
- a CDS encoding B12-binding domain-containing radical SAM protein: MRTLLVYNVYSDELGSSRPPLGTGYLAQALEDAGVDYDVVDMKLGHSEKKVLDMIGRGGYASVGVTVYTVGHKKFFGLLKAVKDRYPWVITAAGGPHVTIMGKKILEECRHVDLAFTGEAEDSFVKFCKGEEYGSIPGLVFRDRGEPVCGAPMARPDDLDSINWPRYGKFELKKYANEIGVITSRGCPYPCTFCSVGLTLGRKVRVRSIEKIGDELEYWYSRGRRIFNFLDDNLTFYPERVFSLCDEIKKRGLKGLILRASNGLRADRLNREMLLRMREVGFRSFGIGVEAGNDKVLAALKKGETIAEIENAIRLSCELGFEVSLFFVYGVPGETMNDIEDSIKIAKKYPVLKADFYNLIPFPGTQLWDWVEENRAWTGEPMELLDSMDKNLRFSKDTGKPFFTTKELGADEREYLARRLRETTLEIQREGIERVFSRYGRLKRPMGWLASTIFFQKLFFNNNLVRRVSDRVRYRNAGTGSGTGTGEART
- a CDS encoding glycosyltransferase family 9 protein, whose amino-acid sequence is MTLTHILGRPGFFARTFILSGVSELQARAHALHEKAFPVRLDASEAKILFIQLGQIGDYALSEPFLKALKSFPGKVVRITALIDPVNYELCKAGGAADEMVLYGARKYTRGRPSGFPAALLDEHKFDCAVWLRGDLKVLFWLIRKGVRFVSVAKYPIPLRRACFALISKRPAGKEYPHFTECLERLLKELFPGARMRAQERLQDVRHSDKRIYIHIGSGNRLRRWPEERFAELCRMLLESDRALKICLLGSEADRKDAGAILGDKRLLSYAERIEDLSGRVGLPELKRVLSNGALFIGFDSGPMHIAASSGISVVALMGPQSPMVFGPRGTGNTRVVYKAPFCSPCWQFSCIRNDGGAGECVLAITPGEVFRAAVSLLQKAQPAEKGGTHENAPCL
- a CDS encoding YdcF family protein, with protein sequence MRNGLTALLLALAAAILIHTALNPDRVFDYPAKLLYIETYDGTRADAVICLSGAEVERVEHCQGLYMAGKAAMVVVTGGGLEAGLIYYREGGSLASISRNWLLENGVPESSVEVIEQGTSTYEEAAAVRSFVERKGIKSIVVVSSPYHMRRVSLVFRNAFQGSGVEVSFSPARGFDEGLAGWWREEGLVAAVFGEYVKLFIYAVKGYI
- a CDS encoding O-antigen ligase family protein; protein product: MRKTVIRREADGTNFTLIILFIASAFLVSSFKIAKVSSSAMVAIAMLAAFILGGLLKARFVFAAHPVQKGMLALLAWALFSLLVSRIDPSKAIPPEAYAYSWAGGLSSPDLRGASFLARLLLAAFAMNFIIEAVNTERRFFKAINWYLLFYFIVSTLVLAQFALLAVWGVEVGEIRPASVESAFRTGGHLGESSILAGVLASGYFLTVAFALKKHPGLWFPEWLIKTMCIVATLALLSTLSAAWIISALLAFALAGHRHLGKRGLLALIICIAVTGALFHAEIYDSVMRKAFGELSQLNVRTYSWIAGLSIFMDNVYTGVGIGQSVFFTPEYLMDIAIKPLLNPALFSELFLASRFPPMNTYIQWMAETGAVGLLLLFYVYYLVYRSGKRITNPEHERIVKFGIGGALIAGAVAINTSPDYIYVGFLNFLAAMYVAGGRVFGRGRLEGGA
- a CDS encoding glycosyltransferase family 4 protein, with the protein product MGLRVLYIVSILPPYPGGAAVCYGNILRGLVESRDRNIGSVTVLTEQGCETRYGEPVKVRDKLYRYDSAGAAEKRFLKQALNYFIIMGYILFSGSDVVHIHARYVYARYIGRLVWLALLLSRAKTVIDIRDRFYRNFGFGHHFLVCSKDLMTFYGWIRNKEYLPVPMDFPELKKSIEAKHRVGYFGAIAGNKGIRELVDGYKEYRDGSDDPLELHIWGQNMMGTEFEAAMASVQGVNYKGSAAPDEVLDRMLECKAVVLPSRSEGMPRVCLEAMYCGRVVVCHEAVESIASSLPERFVLKDLSPREIKRVLSEVECYSGDATFDYDLEEHSRGRVTSRLFDFYRRVLSKADAENRHKEGS
- a CDS encoding polysaccharide deacetylase family protein, with amino-acid sequence MAASNVNRMISGGLSILSRVRSVPKGYAILLYHRLHDKDPCPSGLSISTGEFERQMWLAAEIGKIVPLSDMVSMVRGRRRPDRLYIAVTFDDGYEDVLRFGLPLFRRLSVPVMFFVSTSFIDDRSRLPWWDELHEIAGAGRSLFLDCVRYGPCQKERMEFIERASIKLKYSGIDPQVMMAGFRPAGYKRPEANGFADWEGLRKAARSGYVEVGGHTVTHPALSMGGLSEIPEGKRRLEDELGVKVRFFSYPFGENRDISSAVVSAAKKAGFLAAVTSQSGFNREGDDPMRLRRIKFSGNRPADFETNLRTGDIKRGINQAYAFLCGLGGTARFAGLRADGA